One Thiocapsa sp. genomic window carries:
- a CDS encoding DUF6399 domain-containing protein, with the protein MDGQTQPVERVAARFTDVWTRLKGLAEAAELPERARERIMKAERLTVQWLATLAFFFATVTARVEALALSPELEAAVLEQLIPGIYLERVAARSTAAETRHRVQAASTALLDVLRRADHPLQRLAPEDSARVEQVAGACADLFQRSSSCVEGRNGQLSLHHHGRHRLSDRRLAALTAVHNFHIRRPDGTTAAERFFGRTHPALFEELLLRVPLPPRPRRRRPRPPKLPYLMPVAA; encoded by the coding sequence GTGGATGGACAGACGCAGCCGGTGGAGCGCGTGGCGGCGCGCTTCACCGACGTCTGGACGCGCCTGAAGGGATTGGCCGAGGCCGCCGAGCTGCCCGAGCGCGCTCGCGAACGCATCATGAAGGCCGAGCGCCTGACCGTGCAGTGGCTCGCCACGCTCGCGTTCTTCTTCGCCACCGTGACCGCCAGGGTCGAGGCCCTCGCACTGTCCCCGGAGCTGGAAGCGGCGGTCCTCGAGCAGCTCATCCCCGGCATCTACCTCGAGCGCGTCGCCGCCCGCAGCACCGCGGCCGAGACCCGACACCGCGTGCAGGCGGCGAGTACCGCGTTGCTCGACGTCCTGCGGCGCGCCGATCATCCGCTGCAGCGTCTCGCGCCCGAGGACAGCGCTCGGGTCGAACAGGTCGCCGGCGCTTGCGCCGATCTGTTCCAACGCAGCAGCTCCTGTGTGGAAGGACGCAACGGCCAACTGTCGCTGCATCATCACGGGCGTCATCGCTTGAGCGACCGCAGGCTCGCCGCGCTCACCGCCGTGCACAACTTCCACATCCGCCGTCCCGACGGCACGACCGCCGCCGAGCGCTTCTTCGGGCGGACACATCCCGCACTGTTCGAGGAGCTTCTCCTGCGTGTGCCCTTGCCGCCGCGACCGCGACGCCGACGGCCGCGCCCGCCGAAACTACCCTATCTGATGCCGGTCGCGGCCTGA
- a CDS encoding ISL3 family transposase translates to MIDQSQLLRLLGVPQIAIDRVEITDADVLEIHVHGTEDGAQCHRCGRRITEAHGLGQERRLRHVPIFEHRTEILIRPKRYRCPYCHDHPTTTQRLDWYDPRSAFTRAFEQSLLRALINSTLEDVGHKDAITPEQLEGILDRYVPSGIDWATLPALPVLGLDEIALTKGHGNFVVIVSAGVEDTPSILAVLKDRKRATVEAFLRTIPKPLKRTVRVVCTDLYSGFIGAAKAVFGKHVAICADRFHVARLYRDAVETLRKQELRRLKRDLSKAEYGGLKNVHWILRKSESDLSVEERRIRARLFAHSPQLAQAHALGQALTDVYDMPLSKGQAKRKLSGWMRRVKNAEVTCFQSFLKTLRRHWDEITNYFTERHTSGFVEGLNNKIKVLKRRCYGLSNLRRLYQRVYLDLCGYRVFARSAM, encoded by the coding sequence ATGATTGACCAGAGCCAACTCCTGCGCCTGCTCGGAGTGCCGCAAATCGCCATCGACCGCGTCGAGATCACGGACGCCGATGTGCTGGAGATTCATGTGCACGGCACCGAAGACGGCGCGCAGTGTCACCGCTGCGGCCGACGCATCACCGAGGCGCACGGACTCGGCCAGGAACGGCGGTTGCGCCATGTGCCGATCTTCGAGCATCGCACCGAGATCCTCATTCGGCCCAAACGCTATCGTTGTCCGTATTGCCACGACCATCCCACCACCACCCAACGGTTGGACTGGTATGACCCGCGCAGCGCCTTCACCCGTGCGTTCGAACAAAGCCTGCTGCGTGCCTTGATCAACAGCACCCTCGAAGACGTCGGCCACAAGGACGCCATCACCCCGGAACAACTCGAAGGCATCCTCGATCGGTACGTCCCGAGCGGGATCGATTGGGCGACGCTTCCGGCGTTGCCCGTGCTCGGGCTCGACGAGATCGCCTTGACCAAAGGCCACGGCAACTTCGTGGTGATCGTCAGCGCCGGGGTCGAGGACACCCCGAGCATCCTCGCCGTGCTCAAAGACCGCAAGCGTGCGACCGTCGAGGCGTTTTTGCGCACCATCCCCAAACCCTTGAAGCGCACCGTTCGCGTCGTCTGCACCGACCTGTACAGCGGTTTCATCGGTGCGGCCAAGGCCGTCTTCGGCAAGCACGTCGCCATCTGCGCCGATCGCTTCCACGTCGCGCGCTTGTACCGCGACGCCGTCGAGACGTTGCGCAAACAAGAACTGCGCCGGCTCAAGCGCGACCTGTCGAAAGCCGAGTACGGCGGACTCAAAAACGTCCATTGGATCCTGCGCAAGTCCGAGTCCGACTTGAGCGTCGAGGAACGGCGGATCCGCGCCCGGTTATTCGCCCATTCCCCGCAACTCGCGCAAGCCCATGCCCTCGGCCAAGCCCTCACCGACGTCTACGACATGCCCCTGTCCAAAGGTCAGGCCAAGCGCAAACTCAGTGGCTGGATGCGACGGGTCAAGAACGCCGAGGTGACGTGTTTTCAATCCTTCCTGAAAACGTTGAGACGTCATTGGGACGAGATCACCAATTATTTTACCGAGCGACACACGAGCGGTTTCGTGGAAGGTCTCAACAACAAGATCAAAGTATTAAAACGGCGGTGCTATGGCTTGAGCAACCTACGCCGACTGTACCAAAGAGTGTACCTCGATCTGTGCGGATATCGGGTTTTCGCGCGCTCAGCAATGTAA
- a CDS encoding addiction module antidote protein, with protein MSEKIRIVDLSEFDITEHLEDDQAIAEYLSIVLEENDPAALAQALGTAARARGMTEIAKASGIAREALYKALRPDAQPRFDTINRVCHALGVKLVARPIKA; from the coding sequence ATGAGCGAGAAAATCCGAATCGTCGATCTGTCCGAGTTCGACATCACCGAGCACCTGGAAGACGACCAGGCGATCGCCGAGTATCTGTCCATTGTGCTGGAAGAAAACGACCCGGCCGCCCTGGCACAGGCACTCGGCACCGCCGCACGCGCGCGCGGCATGACCGAGATCGCCAAAGCGAGCGGGATCGCGCGCGAGGCGCTCTATAAGGCATTGCGCCCCGACGCACAGCCGCGGTTCGATACGATCAACCGCGTCTGTCATGCGCTGGGCGTCAAATTGGTGGCTCGACCGATCAAGGCGTGA
- the istB gene encoding IS21-like element helper ATPase IstB: MTSIDAVAHKYRVLNCGHLAHGLAALLSAAEANALSYLDLVEQLVDLELQGRETNRLAANLRKAGIPVIKRLEEFDYRHQTTITKRQVSQLLDFRFLEERANLVFIGPPGVGKTHLAVGIGLKALEAGYKVLFTTALGLVETLELTELRGELKKKIAGLLKFDLLIIDELGYLPMNRQGLYNLFQLINGLYEYRSVILTTNKDFTNWGEFFRDENVAVPIVDRLIHHSHVFMLGGESYRLKQKIGN, translated from the coding sequence ATGACCTCCATTGATGCCGTCGCGCACAAATACCGTGTCCTCAACTGCGGCCATCTGGCTCATGGCCTGGCCGCGTTGCTGAGCGCCGCCGAGGCCAACGCCCTGTCGTATCTGGATCTGGTGGAGCAACTGGTCGACCTGGAGCTACAGGGGCGCGAAACCAACCGCTTGGCCGCGAACCTACGCAAGGCCGGCATCCCCGTGATCAAGCGCCTGGAGGAGTTCGACTACCGCCACCAGACCACCATCACCAAACGCCAGGTCAGCCAGTTGCTGGACTTCCGCTTCCTCGAAGAGCGCGCCAATCTGGTCTTCATCGGGCCGCCCGGCGTGGGCAAGACTCATCTGGCCGTCGGCATCGGCCTGAAGGCCCTGGAGGCCGGCTACAAGGTGCTCTTCACCACGGCACTGGGGCTGGTGGAAACCCTCGAGCTGACCGAACTGCGCGGGGAGCTGAAGAAGAAGATCGCCGGCCTGCTCAAGTTCGACCTGCTGATCATCGACGAGTTGGGCTACCTGCCGATGAACCGCCAGGGCCTCTACAACCTCTTCCAGCTCATCAACGGTCTCTACGAGTATCGCTCGGTGATCCTCACCACCAACAAGGACTTCACCAACTGGGGCGAGTTCTTCCGCGACGAGAATGTCGCCGTGCCCATCGTCGACCGTCTCATCCATCACTCACACGTCTTCATGCTCGGAGGAGAAAGCTATCGACTGAAACAGAAAATCGGAAACTGA
- a CDS encoding transposase — protein MQAGERCYTLNAHALEYWCEEGLPAAPRRQLQSLTTIMGTPAWEAHLDALGITSVRHRRIATEGALLGGLIEQGFSLDLAIISDGAGQFAILLHALCWVHAERLVHKLIPLNDRQRADQARVRGEIWDLYADLKAYRRNPDPALRPGLEERFETIFTQRTSYITLDRTLKRLHTHKSELLLVLERPDLVLHTNGSESDIRGYVKWRKISGGTRSDLGKDCRDGFASLKKTCRNPGISFWDYPGDRIKQLGTVPLLPDIIRGPCSLSRPPPSGRDRHQIG, from the coding sequence TTGCAGGCCGGCGAGCGCTGCTACACCCTCAATGCCCATGCCTTGGAGTACTGGTGCGAGGAGGGCCTGCCCGCGGCACCGCGCCGGCAACTGCAAAGCCTGACCACGATCATGGGCACGCCGGCTTGGGAGGCGCATCTGGACGCCCTCGGGATCACGAGCGTGCGCCATCGGCGCATCGCCACCGAGGGCGCCCTGCTGGGCGGACTGATTGAGCAGGGGTTCTCTCTGGATCTGGCGATCATCAGCGACGGCGCCGGACAGTTCGCGATCCTGCTGCATGCCCTGTGCTGGGTGCACGCCGAACGGCTGGTGCACAAGCTCATCCCCCTCAACGACCGCCAGCGTGCCGATCAAGCGCGGGTGCGCGGCGAGATTTGGGATCTCTATGCCGACCTCAAGGCCTATCGCCGCAACCCCGATCCGGCCCTGCGCCCCGGCCTGGAGGAGCGCTTCGAGACGATCTTCACCCAGCGCACCTCCTATATCACCCTCGACCGCACCCTTAAGCGCCTGCATACCCACAAGAGCGAGCTGCTGTTGGTCCTCGAACGCCCCGATTTGGTTCTGCACACCAACGGCAGCGAAAGCGATATCCGCGGCTACGTAAAATGGCGAAAGATCAGCGGCGGCACCCGCAGCGATCTCGGCAAAGACTGTCGCGACGGCTTCGCCAGCTTGAAGAAGACCTGCCGTAACCCGGGGATCTCGTTTTGGGACTACCCGGGCGATCGCATCAAACAGCTCGGGACGGTTCCGCTGTTGCCCGACATCATCCGCGGGCCTTGTTCATTATCCCGGCCACCGCCCTCAGGCCGCGACCGGCATCAGATAGGGTAG
- a CDS encoding IS3 family transposase (programmed frameshift) has product MTHYSPEFKASTIAKMLPPQSRAVAELAQETGIPKDTLYSWRTLAVKADPAAAPAPSGPGERSSAQKFAVVLATSALDAAALSAYCRAQGLYPQQIEAWKTACMQANTPVSDRVARAARREDQQRIGALTRELAFKEKALAEAAALLVLQKKVPRTLHGSRGRHIDLEQRRTVSTLIEEACAAGARLQPACRCLGLSLRTLQRWRSAEGITADARAAAGTARTPANRLDAATRAAILEVANRPEFAHQAPNQIVPALADQGIYIASESSFYRVLREAGQLARRGKARAPTRQRPAPLQATAPNQLWSWDITYLANTVKGSFFYLYLIMDVFSRKIVGWEVFAQESAEHAAEVFAAAHHREGVPRHALVLHADNGSPMKGATMLATLQRLGVVPSFSRPAVSNDNPYSEALFKTLKYQPDFPAQPFDGLASARRWVEGFVAWYNEHHRHSALKFVTPGQRHRGEDQALLAGRRRLYEAAKAQYPERWSGSIRNWEPDSVVLLNPGKPLKQELQTTPQTA; this is encoded by the exons ATGACCCACTATTCACCCGAATTCAAAGCCAGCACCATTGCCAAGATGCTGCCCCCGCAGAGCCGCGCCGTGGCCGAGCTGGCGCAGGAGACGGGGATCCCCAAGGACACCCTCTACAGCTGGCGCACGTTGGCCGTGAAGGCGGATCCCGCGGCGGCCCCGGCGCCGAGCGGTCCGGGCGAGCGCAGCAGCGCGCAGAAGTTCGCCGTGGTACTGGCGACGAGCGCGCTGGATGCCGCGGCGCTGAGTGCCTACTGCCGCGCGCAGGGCCTCTACCCGCAGCAGATCGAGGCCTGGAAGACGGCCTGCATGCAGGCCAACACGCCGGTGTCGGATCGGGTCGCGCGGGCCGCCCGGCGCGAGGATCAACAGCGCATCGGCGCCCTGACGCGCGAGTTGGCCTTCAAGGAGAAGGCGTTGGCGGAGGCCGCCGCCTTGCTGGTGCTCCAAAAAAAAGTCC CGCGCACTCTTCATGGATCCCGCGGACGGCACATCGACCTGGAGCAACGACGCACCGTGAGCACGCTCATCGAGGAGGCCTGTGCCGCCGGGGCGCGCCTGCAGCCGGCCTGTCGGTGCCTGGGCCTGTCGCTGCGCACCCTGCAGCGCTGGCGCAGCGCCGAGGGCATCACCGCCGATGCCCGAGCCGCGGCCGGGACGGCGCGCACGCCGGCCAATCGCCTCGATGCGGCGACGCGCGCGGCGATCCTGGAGGTCGCCAACCGCCCGGAGTTCGCCCACCAGGCCCCCAACCAGATCGTCCCGGCCCTGGCCGACCAAGGCATCTACATCGCCTCGGAATCGAGCTTCTACCGGGTGCTGCGCGAGGCCGGGCAACTCGCCCGTCGCGGCAAGGCCCGTGCCCCGACCCGGCAGCGCCCCGCGCCATTGCAGGCAACGGCACCCAACCAGCTGTGGAGCTGGGACATCACCTATTTGGCCAACACGGTGAAGGGGAGCTTCTTCTATCTGTACCTGATCATGGACGTCTTCAGTCGCAAGATCGTCGGATGGGAGGTCTTCGCGCAGGAAAGCGCCGAGCATGCCGCCGAGGTCTTCGCCGCGGCGCATCACCGCGAAGGCGTGCCCCGCCATGCCCTGGTGCTGCATGCGGACAACGGCTCGCCGATGAAGGGCGCCACCATGCTCGCGACTCTGCAACGACTCGGGGTGGTGCCCTCGTTCAGCCGACCGGCGGTGAGCAACGACAATCCCTACTCCGAGGCGCTGTTCAAGACGCTCAAGTACCAACCCGATTTTCCCGCCCAACCCTTCGACGGTCTCGCCAGCGCGCGGCGCTGGGTCGAAGGCTTCGTTGCTTGGTACAACGAGCACCATCGCCACAGTGCCCTGAAGTTCGTCACGCCGGGTCAACGTCACCGCGGGGAGGATCAGGCCTTGCTCGCCGGACGCAGGCGTCTCTACGAGGCCGCCAAGGCGCAATATCCGGAACGCTGGAGCGGCTCGATCCGCAACTGGGAGCCCGACTCCGTCGTGCTCCTGAATCCCGGAAAACCCCTTAAACAGGAGCTACAAACGACACCGCAAACAGCCTAG
- a CDS encoding FtsW/RodA/SpoVE family cell cycle protein — protein sequence MDSRHFPELGFDRAVTMGFTVYTEEFGVVGAVVLIALVLALSLRGLQIAARAQGFARFAALGLSLMLFGSAFLHIASLTHLLDESVFGSPLSPQGLALPLVGAGGNVMAINLIAIGLLYRLGRTASPPGPPPAPARAPTARTRNRGLRVVAGLLIVASALLVARTLDLQRGEYGYGKGGSPALTCRANERISIERAQRNDAQQRTLATERLLLWLAQLQTFETTPPPRLLAEDEPVDFRPVMPIASGGVAGEPSAGAEEPGAPPRWLQASLSGILNSPFPPPSRPEDLAGEPWTSHRDPDLDGWCAELGTRKLAACLDAMAPELVPWLSTLDDSAKRAGLRRALSATDAVRRILRSRADGDSHAPGLEIASVPPRSDIHLVAVAFPDTRPTCGRGACRTPTLLYRVTTAPDGQETPTLILISTQDHLELDPDTWFWDDFNLFAYSRQHDGIDVQIDSIDLYRCERVCWPTADRRLETRRHPDRVWLDP from the coding sequence GTGGATAGCCGTCACTTCCCGGAGTTAGGCTTCGATCGCGCGGTGACCATGGGGTTCACCGTCTACACCGAGGAGTTCGGTGTGGTCGGGGCGGTGGTCCTGATCGCGCTGGTGCTGGCCTTGAGCCTGCGCGGGTTGCAGATCGCGGCGCGCGCGCAGGGCTTCGCGCGCTTCGCGGCGCTCGGGCTGTCGCTCATGCTGTTCGGCTCGGCCTTCCTCCACATCGCGAGCCTGACCCATCTGCTCGACGAGAGCGTGTTCGGGAGTCCCTTGAGCCCGCAGGGCCTGGCCCTGCCGCTGGTCGGCGCCGGCGGCAACGTCATGGCGATCAACCTGATCGCCATCGGGCTGCTGTATCGACTCGGGCGCACCGCGTCGCCGCCCGGGCCGCCGCCCGCGCCGGCTCGGGCACCGACCGCGCGCACCCGCAACCGCGGCCTGCGGGTGGTGGCGGGGCTCCTGATCGTCGCCAGCGCGCTGCTGGTGGCGCGCACGCTCGATCTGCAACGCGGCGAGTATGGCTACGGCAAGGGTGGGTCTCCCGCGCTGACCTGTCGGGCGAATGAACGGATCTCGATCGAGCGAGCACAGCGGAACGACGCGCAACAGCGCACGCTCGCGACGGAGCGGCTGCTCCTCTGGCTCGCGCAGCTTCAGACCTTTGAGACGACGCCGCCGCCGCGACTGCTGGCCGAGGACGAGCCGGTCGACTTCAGACCGGTCATGCCGATCGCGTCCGGCGGCGTTGCCGGCGAGCCTTCGGCGGGCGCCGAGGAGCCGGGCGCACCGCCGCGATGGCTCCAGGCGTCGCTGTCGGGGATCCTGAATTCGCCCTTCCCGCCGCCGTCGCGCCCGGAGGACCTCGCCGGCGAGCCTTGGACTTCGCATCGCGATCCGGATTTGGATGGTTGGTGTGCTGAGCTCGGCACGCGCAAGCTTGCGGCCTGTCTCGACGCGATGGCGCCTGAGCTGGTCCCCTGGCTCAGCACCCTGGATGACTCCGCCAAGCGGGCGGGATTGAGGCGGGCGCTCTCTGCGACCGACGCCGTGCGACGGATCTTGCGTAGCCGGGCCGATGGCGACTCGCACGCGCCGGGCCTGGAGATCGCGAGCGTGCCCCCACGCAGCGACATCCACCTGGTCGCGGTCGCCTTCCCGGACACCCGCCCGACCTGCGGGCGCGGTGCCTGCCGCACCCCGACACTCCTGTATCGTGTGACCACCGCGCCCGATGGGCAGGAGACGCCGACGCTGATCCTGATCTCGACGCAGGATCATCTCGAGCTTGATCCGGACACCTGGTTCTGGGATGACTTCAACCTGTTCGCCTACAGCCGGCAACACGACGGGATCGATGTCCAGATCGACAGTATCGACCTCTACCGGTGCGAGCGCGTCTGCTGGCCGACGGCCGATCGTCGGCTGGAGACGAGGCGCCATCCGGACCGGGTCTGGCTCGACCCGTGA
- a CDS encoding antitoxin translates to MYRTHLRQVGGSVMLAVPHAILDLLHLRAGATVGLTVDAGRLVIDPSPRQRYSLDDLLAQCDASADIGEEDRTWLDDRPVGNELL, encoded by the coding sequence ATGTACCGGACCCATCTGCGACAGGTCGGCGGCTCGGTGATGCTGGCCGTCCCGCACGCCATCCTCGACCTGCTGCACCTGCGCGCCGGCGCGACAGTTGGCTTGACCGTCGACGCGGGTCGCCTGGTGATTGATCCGTCGCCGCGGCAACGTTACAGCCTGGACGACTTGCTGGCCCAATGCGACGCATCGGCCGACATCGGCGAGGAAGATCGCACCTGGCTCGATGACAGGCCGGTCGGCAACGAGTTGCTGTAA
- a CDS encoding DDE-type integrase/transposase/recombinase: MTSILTPGDTAELIRMHDAAFRAFGGRPRECVYDQTRLVVIDEQCRELALNERFARYAASAGFAIRACRGYDPESKGKVEAGVKYVKSNGLYGETFAGWAEVGAYLQQWLEETANARTHATTGEVPRERYARAEQAHMAPYLSPPGVAELTGEAPLTRHADKTGLIAWKANKYSVPLAYQRSRVGVVETDAELVISDPGSGAVIARHGLAPGKGAIIKNTHHYRDPAVAIADLEAAIAQRLGAASGARLCALIKATEPKIYKDQLQGVKRLLSDYPALDPGLVAALCDKPAMSFTRLRAYLDAYSAHPERCAEAPPSAPPDTGASTSSPLARYAGIATRSAPEDAHDLH, encoded by the coding sequence GTGACATCTATCCTGACACCGGGGGACACCGCCGAGCTGATTCGGATGCATGATGCGGCCTTCCGCGCGTTTGGCGGGCGTCCGCGCGAATGTGTCTATGACCAGACCCGTCTGGTGGTGATCGACGAGCAGTGCCGCGAACTGGCGCTCAACGAACGCTTCGCCCGCTATGCGGCGAGTGCGGGTTTTGCGATCCGGGCCTGCCGTGGCTATGACCCCGAGAGTAAGGGCAAGGTCGAAGCCGGGGTGAAATACGTCAAGTCCAACGGTCTGTACGGCGAGACCTTCGCGGGTTGGGCCGAGGTGGGCGCCTACCTGCAGCAGTGGCTGGAGGAGACGGCCAATGCCCGCACCCATGCCACCACCGGGGAGGTGCCGCGCGAACGCTATGCGCGCGCCGAACAGGCGCACATGGCGCCCTACCTGAGCCCGCCCGGCGTGGCGGAGCTCACCGGCGAGGCACCGCTCACCCGGCACGCCGACAAGACCGGCCTGATCGCCTGGAAGGCCAACAAATACTCCGTCCCCCTGGCCTATCAGCGCAGCCGAGTCGGCGTCGTGGAGACCGACGCGGAGCTGGTGATCAGCGACCCCGGCAGCGGCGCGGTCATCGCCCGCCATGGGCTGGCTCCCGGTAAGGGCGCGATCATCAAGAACACCCATCATTACCGCGATCCCGCCGTGGCGATCGCCGACCTGGAGGCGGCCATCGCGCAGCGCTTGGGCGCGGCGTCGGGAGCGCGTCTGTGCGCGCTGATCAAGGCCACCGAGCCGAAGATCTACAAAGATCAGTTACAGGGCGTCAAACGCCTCCTCAGTGACTACCCGGCGCTGGATCCGGGCCTCGTCGCCGCGCTATGCGACAAACCCGCCATGAGCTTCACGCGGCTGCGCGCCTATCTGGATGCCTACAGCGCGCATCCCGAGCGCTGCGCCGAAGCACCGCCGAGCGCACCGCCGGACACCGGCGCATCGACGTCCTCGCCGCTCGCACGCTACGCCGGCATTGCCACGCGCTCTGCACCGGAGGACGCGCATGACCTCCATTGA